In Ignavibacteria bacterium, one DNA window encodes the following:
- the flgL gene encoding flagellar hook-associated protein 3, giving the protein MRISDNTFVSNFLSNITKNKIRTDQLQVQLASGKQFTRPSERPLDADFLIRNKHYSDRNKQYLDNIQIASNNLLVTSEAIDQAVHVFQDALENLIAASTSTNLHARPFYAQQFENLVGKLTVIANSTNDGKFLFGGSQTVSTVLVSDDLGNDRPWVPYLRSVELQEDPIYAERTTSIVFNPDGLTGVEDSFLDVEVGDGTTTQMNIAAIEVPIGDGINIQMNITAAEAFNETSDSAFQVLLDIRDALDAGDPTDGDMMSRVKLALDHFIKVNEKIGAQLQTLDAVKERIDMEQIELENMRALREDTDIASAVVELQKQQTQLEAAYKMGASILPKSLVDFLR; this is encoded by the coding sequence ATGAGAATCTCAGATAATACATTTGTTTCCAATTTTCTTTCAAACATTACGAAAAATAAAATTCGTACTGACCAACTTCAGGTGCAGTTAGCATCGGGAAAGCAATTTACACGCCCATCTGAACGTCCACTTGATGCTGATTTTCTTATACGGAACAAACATTATTCCGACAGAAACAAACAGTATTTGGATAACATTCAAATTGCTTCAAACAATTTATTGGTAACTTCTGAAGCAATTGACCAAGCAGTACATGTATTTCAAGATGCACTGGAAAATCTCATTGCCGCTTCAACTTCAACGAATCTTCACGCTCGCCCGTTTTACGCACAGCAATTTGAAAATTTAGTAGGGAAATTAACTGTTATTGCAAACTCAACCAACGACGGCAAATTTCTTTTTGGCGGTTCACAAACAGTCTCTACCGTGCTTGTTTCCGATGACCTTGGAAATGACCGTCCTTGGGTGCCATATTTACGAAGCGTTGAACTACAAGAAGACCCAATATATGCCGAGCGAACAACAAGTATTGTTTTTAATCCAGATGGATTAACTGGTGTTGAAGATTCTTTTTTAGATGTAGAAGTTGGAGACGGAACAACAACGCAAATGAATATCGCCGCCATTGAAGTTCCCATTGGAGATGGAATAAATATTCAGATGAATATTACCGCAGCAGAAGCATTTAACGAAACATCGGATTCTGCATTTCAAGTATTGTTGGATATCCGTGATGCGTTAGATGCAGGCGACCCAACTGATGGAGATATGATGAGTCGAGTTAAATTAGCACTGGACCATTTTATCAAAGTGAATGAAAAAATCGGAGCGCAATTGCAAACATTGGATGCGGTAAAAGAGAGAATTGATATGGAACAAATCGAATTGGAAAATATGCGCGCATTACGGGAAGATACGGATATTGCGTCAGCAGTTGTCGAATTACAAAAACAACAAACACAATTAGAGGCGGCGTATAAAATGGGCGCTTCTATTTTGCCGAAATCACTTGTAGATTTTTTACGATAA